GGCTGCGTGGTGGTGCCCCTCTACCGTGACCAGGCCTTGATCGGGCACCTCATCCTGGTGGGTAAACGGGTGGACGACCACGACACCGACGAGCTCGGCTTGTTTGAAGACCTCTCCAGCGACCTGTCTTTCGCCCTGACCACATTGCACCGCGAAGAACTGCGCAACCACGCCGAACAACGCATTCGGCTTCATGCCGCAGCCCTGGAAAGCTCGCGCGACGGCATGATGGTGCTGGGGCGGGACCGCTGCATCGTCAGCATCAACCCGGCCTTCACCGTCCTGACCGGCTATGACGAGCAAGAGGTCATCGGGCGCACGCCCGAGTTCCTGCTGCCCGACCACCCGGAGGAAACCATCGAAGCACTGCGCCGGGACATCATGGCGCAAGGCACCTGCCAGACCGAGGTGTGGTTCCAGAAAAAGGGCGGCGAGCTGTTCATGACCAAACTGTCGGTCAGCACCGTCAAAGGCCTGCAGGGCCGTCCCACCCATTTCGTGGGCGTGTTCACCGACATCACCCAGCTCAAGCAGACCGAAGAACGCCTGGCCCGCATGGCGCACTTCGACACCCTCACCGAGTTGCCCAACCGCATGATGATCCACCAGCGCCTGGCTCACGCCGTGAACCTGGCGCAGCGGCATCACACGCTGGTGGGGGTCGTGTTCATCGATCTGGACAACTTCAAGACCGTCAACGACGGCCTGGGCCACGCGGCCGGCGACAACCTGCTGCGACAGGTCGCGCAACGCCTGCGTCAACGCGTGCGACAAGAAGACACCCTGGGGCGCCTGGGCGGCGACGAGTTCATCCTGGTGCTGGAACACCTTCGGCACCCTCAGCAAGCCGCCCACGTGGCCACCTCCATCCTGGAGACGCTGGGCGAGCCCTTCACCCTGGACGGCGGGCAGCAGGTGTATGTGCGTGCCTCCATCGGGGTGGCCATGTTCCCGCAGGATGGCGTCGACGCCTCGGAGCTGGTGCGCAATGCCGATGCCGCCATGTACGAATCCAAACGGCGCGGCCGCAACAACTTCAGCTTCTACAGCAGCAATTTCACCACCGATGCCAACTCGCGCTTGCAGCTGGAAACCCGCCTGCGTCGGGCGGTGGAGCTGGGCGAGTTTGTGCTGCACTACCAGCCCATGGTGCGCATCAGCGATCACCGCGTGGTGTCGGTCGAGGCCCTGGTGCGCCTGAAGGCGCCTGAAGGCCAGGACGATCCTCCAATCTCGTCGATCGGCCCCAGCGAGTTCATCCCAGTGATGGAAGACACCGGCATGATCGTGGCCCTGGGCGACTGGGTGCTGGCCGAAGCCTGCCGCCAGGCCAAGGCCTGGCTGGACGCAGGCCTGGAGTTTGGCCGGGTGGCGGTCAATGTCTCACCCAGCGAGATCAGCCGTGGCGCCGTCCTGGACCGCCTCACGCGCATCCTGCAAGACACCGGACTGCCGCCCGAACGCCTGGAGCTGGAAATCACCGAAAGCGGCCTGATGGAGTCTGGCCCCGCCGCCGAAGCCTTCCTGCAGGCGGTGCATGCTTTGGGCGTGCAGCTCACGATTGACGACTTCGGTACCGGTTACTCGTCCCTGGCCTACCTCAAACGCTTCCCGGTGCAGCAACTCAAGATCGACCGCAGCTTTGTTCAGGACCTGCCAGGGCACGACAGTGACAACCAACTGGTCAGCACCATGATCGCCATGGCCCACGGCCTGCGCCTGCAGGTGGTGGCCGAGGGTGTGGAGATGCCCGACCAGGAAGCCTTCCTGGCGGCACTGGGGTGCGATGTGGCCCAGGGCTACCTGCATGGTCGCCCCTTGCCCGCGGAATTGCTCACCCCCTTGCTCAAGACCGCCTGAGAAGACAAGCTGAGTCCTGCAAAAAAAGCACGATCGTTCGATAATGGGTCTCCATCACTGCCGCCAGGTTGCCTCATGAGCGATGCACAGCCCACCTTGACCTCCCTGCCCCAGATCCTGGCGTCGAGAGAACGCGTTTCCGCCCCGCAGGTTCGCTTCAGCGTGCCAGCCGACTGGCTGCAGGGGCGCACCACCTTCGGCGGCTTGCTGTCGGCCCTGGCCGTGCAGGCCATGCGCGACGTGTGTGGCAGCAACTGGCCGCTGCGCGCGCTTCAAACCAATTTTGTGGGCCCGGTGGCCGTCGGCCACTTTGATGTCGAGGTGACCCTGCTGCGCCAGGGCAAGAACATCCGCCAGGTACAGGCCCGGGTGCTTCAATCCCAGGCAGACGGTCAGCCACAGGTCTGTGGCGTGCTGCTGGGGGTGTTCGGCACCGGCCGCGAGTCGGCCTTGCCCTTCATTCGCCCGGCACAGCCCACCGTGCAACGCACGGCCGAGCAGGCGGCCGTGTGGCCCTACATCCCTGACGTCATGCCGGCGTTCACGCAGCACCTGGAGTTCCGGCATGCCGAGGGCGGCGTGCCTTTCAGCGGTTCACGCGATGCCTACAGCCGCACCTACACGCGGCTGAAGGTGGCCGAGGGCGTGGACGCCGAGCTGCTCAGCGTGCTGCTGGCAGACGCCGGCCCCACGCCGGCCCTGGCCATGCTGCCTGGATTCGCGCCAGCGTCCTCGGTCTCATGGGCGCTGGAGTTGCGCCCTGTGGGCGACATCGACGCGCAAGGCCTGTGGCGCATGGACAAAGACGCCATCGCCACCGGCGAAGGCTACGTGAACGAAACCACCACGCTGTGGACGCCTTGTGGCCAGATGGCCGCCCTGGGATACCAGGTGGTGGCGGTGTATGGCTGAAACCCAGCGCCCGGCATCGCTGGGCGCCTTGTTCTGGGCCTTCACGGCGCTGGCCCTGCAGGGCTTTGGTGGGGTGATTGCCGTGGCCCAGAGAGAGCTGTGCGAACGTCGGCGCTGGCTCACGCCGGCCGAGTTTCTGGAATTGCTGGCCTCTGCCCAGGTGCTGCCTGGCCCGAACGTGTGCAACCTGTCGCTGATGATTGGTGACCGTTTCTTTGGGTGGCGTGGGGCCTTGGTGGCCTTGCTGGGCATGATGGCCGCCCCCCTGGCCTTGATGCTCGCGCTGGCCTGGGCCCTCGCGCAGGCCCAGACCGTGTGGCCGGCCACGCAATCCACGGTCAAAGGCGCGCTGTTTGGCATCGCCGCCGTGGCGGCTGGCCAGATCATCGGCACGGTGCTGAAACTGGCGGCCCCCTTGCGCCAGCATCCGCTGGGCGCCCCTGCCAGCATCGGTCTGGCCGCACTGGCCTTCGGCATGATGGTGGGTTTGAAGTGGCCCCTGCTGTGGGTGCTGCTGGGCCTGGGGGGCGCCGCCTGCGTGCTCACCTACTGGCGCTTGCGCCGCCCTGCCTCATGATGGCCAACGGTCTGGAGCTGCCTTGGGCCACGTGGGGTGAACTCTTCGGCCACTTCCTGGCGCTGTCGCTGATGTCCATCGGCGGCGCCATCACGCTGGTGCCCGACATGCACCGCCGCCTGGTCGACGAAGGCCAATTGCTGTCCGATGCCGATTTCACATCGGCCATTGCCCTGGCCCAGGCCGCCCCGGGGCCCAATGTGCTGTTTGTCTCGCTGATGGGCTGGTATGCCGCCGGATTGTCGGGGGCGCTGATCAGCACGCTGGGCATCATGCTGCCCTCCACCACCCTGACGCTGATCGTGTCTCGCTGGATCGCTTCTCGGCGCCATTGGTTGAGCGTCCAGGCGTTTCAGGGCGGCATGACCCCGGTCACCCTGGGACTGCTGGTGGCCACAGGATGGCACCTCGCCCCCACCCTGCAGCACGGGCGGGCCTTGCTGCTGTGCGGGGTGGTGGCATGGCTGGTGTGGCAAACGCGGGTGCGGCTGATCTGGCTGGTGGCGGCCGGGGCCGCCCTGGGTGCCCTGGGATGGGTGTGAGCACGGGCCGCCCGACTACACTGCGGTGTTTCGCCGACTTCACAGACCGACATGACCACGCCACTGACCATTCTTCACAACCGCGACCAGCAGCGTTTTGAAGCCACCGTCGACGGGCTGCTGTGCCGGGCCGACTACGAGCTTCGGCCTGGCGTGATGGCCATGACCCACACCATCGTGCCACCCGCGCTTGAAGGCCGCGGCATCGCCGCACAGCTGGTGCAGGCCGCACTGCACTGGGCGCGCGAACAACAACTGCGGGTGCAACCCGTGTGCAGCTACGTCGAGGCCTACCTGCGACGCCACCCCGAGTGGCAAGACCTCAGGGCCTGAGGCGCCTCACAACAAAGCCGCAATGGCCTGGGCCATGCGCTGGGCCGCCCCGCGATGGGCTTGCGCAAACGACTCGGACCGTGCCCTGGCCAGCGCCAGCGCTTCAGCGTCCGAGATCAGGTTCACCGCCCGCACCACGGCTTCGTCCCAATTGGCCACCCTGAAGGCCGCGCCTGCGGCCTCACTGAGTTCGGCCGCCTCAGCGAAGTTGAAGGTCGAGGGGCCCATCACCACCGGGCAAGCGCACGCGGCCGCCTCGATCAGGTTCTGCCCGCCCAGCGCAGCGAAGCTGCCACCGAGCAAGGCCACGCGGGCACTGGCGTAATAGGCCGGCATTTCGCGCATCGAATCGCCCAACCACACATCGGCCATGCGCGCGTCCTCGCCTGGCTGTTGCACCCCCCACGAACTGCGCCGAGCGAAGCGCAGGCCTTGGGCCTCGATCAACTCGGCCACCTCGTCAAACCGCTGGGGATGGCGCGGTACCACCAGTAATCGGGGCCATGGCCGTGTCGACGAGGCGGCCTGTTGCGTCCGCAAGGCACGCCAGGCCTGCAACAAGCCCTGCTCCTCGCCCTCGCGCGTGCTGGCCGCCAAGACCAATGGCCGACCGTCTGGTGCCCCATCAGACACCTGCGCCCAGCGCTGCCCCAGGGACAGCAGCGCTGGCGCCGGCGTCATGTCGAACTTCACATTGCCCGCCACCGCCACGTGTGGCGCCCCCATGGCACGCAAGCGCTCGGCATCGGCCTGTGTTTGGGCCAGCACGAGGCGCAGCGCCTGCGCAGCAGGCCTGAGCAGGGCTGCAAACCGTTGGCCCTGCCTAAGGCTCTTGGCGCTCAGGCGGGCGTTGGCCAGCACCATGGGCACGCGCAGGCGCGCCGCCTCGTGCTGCACGTTCGGCCACACCTCGGTTTCCATCAGCACCCCCACCGCAGGCCGGTGTCGCCGTAAAAAGCGACGCACGGCCCCCGGCGTGTCATAGGGCAGCCACACCTGGGCATCGCCAGGCTGCAGCAAGCCCAGCCCGGCCTCCCGCCCCGTGGCGGTGGTGTGGGTCAGCAGCAGGCGCATGCCAGGGATGGCCTCACGCAAGGCCTGCACCAGCGGCTGTGCCGCCCGGGCCTCACCCAGTGACACCGCGTGCACCCACACCACAGGGCCCGCCCCCGGGGCCACCATGGCCCCCCCCCAGCCCAGTCGCTCAGGCCAATGGGCGCGGTAGCCAGGCTCTGTGCGGCCGCGCGACCACACCCGCCACAGATAAGCGGGGGTGCCCAGTCTCAGCAACAGCGAGTACAGCCAGCGAACCAGAATACGCAGCCCCTGTCCTTGGCAGACGACGCCGCTGGCTCAGTGCGCAGATGCGCCCACGTGCGCATCGGGCTTGACGGCCAGGATCGCGGCCATGAAGGCCTTCTGGATGCGGTCCAGGGCTTCGGGCGTCTGCCCCTCGAAGCGCAACACCAGCACCGGTGTGGTGTTGGACGCCCGCACCAGACCAAAGCCATCGGGGTAGTCGGCCCGCAAGCCGTCGATGGTGGTCATCTGGGCGCCATCGAACTTGGCGGTTTCGCGCAGCTTGTCAATGACGGCGTGATGCTCACCTTCGGCGCAAGGCACGTTCAACTCCGGCGTGCTGTGGCTGGTGGGCAAGGCGTCCAGCACGGCACTGGGATCGGCCTCACGCGACAGGATTTCAAGCAGGCGGGCGGCGGTGTAGGTGGCGTCATCAAAGCCATACCAGCGCTCGGCAAAGAAGATGTGGCCGCTCATCTCGCCGGCGAAGGGCGCGCCTGTTTCCTTGAGCTTGGCCTTCACCAGCGAGTGCCCCGTCTTGTACATCACAGGCTCGCCGCCGGCGGCGCGCACGGCCACCGCAAGCTGCTGGCTGCACTTGACGTCGTAGATGATCTTGCCGCCCGGCACGCGGCTCAGGATGTCGCGCGCAAACAGCATGATCTGGCGATCCGGGAAGATGTTGTGGCCATCTTTCGTGATGACGCCCAACCGGTCGCCATCGCCGTCAAACGCCAGGCCCAGGTCGGCGCCTTGCGCCTTCACGGCCTTGATCAGGTCTTGCAGGTTTTCGGGCTTGGAGGGATCGGGGTGGTGGTTCGGGAAGTCACCATCCACTTCGGAGTAGAGCTCGGTCACCTCACAGCCCAGCGCACGCAGGATACCGGGCGCCGATGCACCCGGAATGCCATTGCCCGAATCGACCACGATCTTGAGGGGGCGGGTCAGCTTGCAGTCACCCACGATGCGCTGGGTGTACTCGGGCAAGATGTTCAGCTCTGTCAGCGACCCCGATCCCGATCCCGATCCCGAGGTGTACTCTTCGCGCTCGATGCGCTGGCGCAGGCCCTGGATGTCGTCGCCGTAAATGGCGCGCCCCGCCAGCACCATCTTGAAACCGTTGTAATCCTTGGGGTTGTGGCTGCCGGTCACCTGGATGCCGCTGTGGCAACCCTGATCACCACGGGTGGCCGCCACGTAGTACAGCATGGGCGTGGTGACCGCGCCCAGATCGATCACGTTGATGCCGGTGCTGCGCAGGCCCTTGATCAGCGCAGCGCTCAGTGACGGCCCCGACAGCCGGCCATCGCGGCCCACGGCCACGGCCTTTTCACCCAGCTTCAGGGCCTCGGTGCCGAACGCCTTGCCCAGATGCTCGGCGACGGCCTCGCTCAAGGTCTGACCGACGATGCCCCGAATGTCGTAGGCCTTGAAGATGGATGCGGCAACTTGCATGATGGTCCTTTGCTGAAATTGTTCGTGTTTGATGTCCCGATTGTAGGGACCCCTTGATGACGGTTTGCAAGACGCGCGCCCGCACATGCGGGGCGCGCGCACTTAAGATGCCCGGATGACACACGCTTCATCCGACAGCCCGACACCGGCCACACCCTCACCCCGGTGGTACTGGGAAGACTTCACAGAGGGCCTGAGCATGACCTTCGGCCCCAGACGGATCGAACGACAAGAGGTGATTGACTTTGCCCGGCAATTCGACCCCCAGCCGTTTCACCTCAGTGAGGAGGCCGGGCGAGCCTCTCTGTTTGGCGGGCTGGCCGCCAGCGGCTGGCACACCGCCGGCATCGTGATGCGCCTGATGTGCGATGGATTCTTGCTGAACTCTTCCAGCCTGGGGTCGCCCGGCCTGGACAGCCTGCGCTGGCTCAAGCCCGTGCTGGTGGGCGATGAATTGCGCGCGCGCATGACCGTGCTGGCCAGCCGCCCCATGAAAAGCAAACCCCATGTGGGCCTGGTGCAAACACGCTGGGAGGCCATCAATCAACGCGACGAGGTGGTGATGACCATTGAAAGCTGGGCCATGTTCGGTCGCCGCACGCCCGGCGAGGCCCTGTAGCCATGCAAAAAGCCCTGATGGATCACCATCAGGGCTTTGCAACTTGGCGGAGTGGACGGGACTCGAACCCGCGACCCCCGGCGTGACAGGCCGGTATTCTAACCGACTGAACTACCACTCCGCGTCGGTGACGACTTCACTTGCTTGCGCAAGCCAAGTGCCGTCAAAACTTGGCGTCCCCTAGGGGATTCGAACCCCTGTAGTCACCGTGAAAGGGTGGTGTCCTAGGCCTCTAGACGAAGGGGACTCCGTCTTGCAAATTGTCTTGAACTGAACCTGCCTCGCTGCCGGTTGGCGCCTGGTTGGATGGTGGAGGTAAGCGGGATCGAACCGCTGACCTCTTGCATGCCATGCAAGCGCTCTCCCAGCTGAGCTATACCCCCATCGTGCGATCACAACAGGGCGCCACACTGGCACCGAGACTGACTCAATTCGACGCTGCTGTGTCACCAGCAACGCCCATAAAACTTGGCGGAGTGGACGGGACTCGAACCCGCGACCCCCGGCGTGACAGGCCGGTATTCTAACCGACTGAACTACCACTCCGCGTCGGTAACGACTTTGCTGACATCGCTGCCAGCCAAGTGCCGTCAAACTTGGCGTCCCCTAGGGGATTCGAACCCCTGTAGTCACCGTGAAAGGGTGGTGTCCTAGGCCTCTAGACGAAGGGGACTGAATCCTTCATACAACCTGATCGACGCCGTGCCTGGTTCAACTGCAACCTGGTCACCGAACAACCCGGGGGTTGCTGGTGGAGGTAAGCGGGATCGAACCGCTGACCTCTTGCATGCCATGCAAGCGCTCTCCCAGCTGAGCTATACCCCCTCGGAACAGCTGCTTTCGCAGCGTTTCTTCGGTTTGCCCGGCTGCCTTGTTTCAAACAAAGCGTCGTTCAAGCGAGAATGAGAGTATAGCCCGTTTTTTCAACTCAGCGCAAGTTGTGTGCTGCGGGCGACAACATTCATGCGGCCAGTCGCGCCAACACCACGCTGCGTTCAAACAGGGCCAGCACGGCATCCACCGAAGGCGTCTGTGCACGGCCACACACCAGCAAGCGCACGGGAATGGCCAGCTGCGGCATCTTCAGCTTGAACTCGGCCAGAGTGTCCTTCAAGGCCTGGTTGATGGCGGGCGCTTCCCAGGCTGCATCGGCCAGGCGCCGGGCAAAAGCCGCCACGGCGGGCTTGACCGCATCGGTCAGCTTCTCGGCCAGCTCTTGTGCGGGCGGGATCACGTCGGCCACATACATGCCCAACCAATCCGCCAGCTCCACGGTGGTCGAACACCGGTCTTTGAACAACGCACACATGGCGGCCAAACGCCCATCGTCCAGCGCGGCCGGCAAGCTCACGCCGCGCGCGGCGAACTGCCCCCGCACCAAACCAGCCAGCATGGCGTCGGCGGCGGTCTTCATGTGCTGCTGGGCCACCCAGCGCAGCTTGGCCTCGTCAAATTGGCTGGCGCTGCGGCCCAGGTGGTCCAGGTTGAACCACTCGATCAACTGCGCCCGACTGAAAATCTCGTCGTCACCGTGACTCCAGCCCAGGCGGGCCAGGTAGTTCACGATGGCATCGGCCAGGTAGCCTTCATCGCGGTACTGCGTGACGGGCTTGGCGCCGTGTCGCTTGCTCATCTTCTCGCCCTGCTCATTGAGCACCGTGGGCAGGTGGGCGTAGATGGGCGGCTCTTGGCCCAAGGCGCGCAGGATGTTGATCTGGCGGGGCGTGTTGTTGACGTGGTCATCGCCACGGATGACATGGGTGATGCCCATGTCCATGTCATCGACCACGACGCAGAAGTTATAGGTGGGCGTGCCAATGATCTCGTCGCTGTCGGCGGCTGCCGGGCGGGCGATGACCAGGTCGTCCAGTTCGTCGTTGCTGATCTCGATGCGGCCCTTGACCTTGTCGTCCCACACCACGCTGCCGCCTTGGGGGTTCTTGAAGCGCAGCACGGGCTTCACGCCGGCCGGCACGGGCGGCAAGGTCTTGCCGGGCTCAGGGCGCCAGGTGCCATCGTAGCGGGGCTTTTCCTTCGCCGCCATCTGGCGCTCGCGCAGGGCATCCAACTCGGCGCTGCTCATGTAGCAGGGGTAGACCAGGCCCTGGTCCAGCATCTGGCGCACCACCTCTTTGTAGCGGTCCATGCGCTGCATCTGGTAGAACGGGCCCTCATCGTGGTTCAGGCCCAGCCACTGCATGCCTTCCAGGATGACATCCACCGCCGCTTGAGAGGACCGCTCTTCGTCGGTGTCTTCGATGCGCAGGATGAACACACCGTTGTTGGCGCGTGCAAATGCCCAGGGGTACAGGGCCGAGCGGATGTTGCCCAGGTGGATGAAGCCGGTGGGCGATGGGGCAAAGCGGGTGCGGACTTGGGACATGGTGATCAGCAATTCAGGGTGTCGAGCCCCCGGGCCAGGTCGGCCGTGAGGTCGTCGATGTGCTCCAGGCCCACGGCCACGCGGATCATGCCCTGCGTGATGCCGGCGGCCAGGCGCTGGTCTTCGGTGAGGCGCCCGTGCGAGGTGCTCGACGGGTGCGTGATGAGGGTCTTGGTGTCGCCCAGGTTGGACGTGATCGAGCACAGGCGCGTCTGGTCAATCACATGGAACGCCCCCTGGCGCAAACGTTTGGCAGCATCGCCAAGCACGGCTGGCGCTGGCACGGTGATCTCGCCTTCAGCCGGCCTGACGGTGAAGGACACCACCGCCCCGCCACTGCCGTTTTGCTGCGCCATGGCCAGCACATGCTGAGGATGGCTGGGCAGCCCGGGGTAGAACACCTGATCCACCTGGGGCTGCTGTTCAAGCCATTGCGCCAGCTTGAGGGCATTGGCACTTTGCGCGGCCATGCGGATGGACAAGGTCTCCAGCCCCTTGAGCACCACCCAGGCATTGAAAGGCGACAACGTCATGCCCGCACCGCGCAGGGTGCTCATCAGCGGACCATTGATGATGGCATCGGGCCCGCAAATGGCCCCGGCCAGCACCCTGCCCTGGCCGTCCAGGTACTTGGTGCCCGAATGGATGATGAGGTCTGCACCGAGGTCAATCGGCTTTTGCAGCGCTGGCGTGCAGAAACAGTTGTCCACCGCCAGCAGAGCGCCTGCGGCGTGCGCGATGTCGGCCAGCGCGCGAATGTCACACACCTCAGTGAGCGGGTTGCTGGGCGTTTCGGCAAACAACAGTTTGGTGTTGGGCCGCATGGCCTCGCGCCATTGCTGTACATCGGTCTGCGACACGAAGGTGGTCTCCACCCCGAACTTGCCGAACTGCGTCTGCAACAGCGTGATGGTCGAGCCAAACACGCTGTGAGAGCACACGATGTGATCCCCCGCCTTGAGCAGGCCCATCACCAGCAGCAAGATGGCGCTCATGCCGCTGGCCGTGGCAATGCAGGCCTCGGTGCCTTCGAGCGCAGCCAGGCGGCGCTCGAACATCATCGTGGTCGGGTTGGTGAAGCGCGTGTAGACGAAGGCTTCTTCTTCGTTGGCAAAACGGGCGGCCGCCGTGGCCGCGTCGGGGTGGTTGAAGCTGCTGGTCAGAAACAGCGCTTCCGAGTTCTCACCCCATTGCGTGGCAGGCAGGCCCTCGCGCACGGCCAAGGTTTCGATGCGGGCATCGCAGGGCAGGTCTTTGCGCGGCAGGCGTTTCTTGTCGTCAGGTGAGGCCATGGGCGGGCACTCCGTGTGGGGGTCAGTCAGCGCGGTTTTGAAGGGCCAGGCGCGAGTTGGTGGCGTCTTCTTCGTCCTTCTGCGTCAAACGCTGCGACTCAATGGCCGCGAAGTCTTCGGCACTCACGTCCCCGGTGATGTACTCGCCATCAAAGCACGAGGCCTCAAAGCCCTTGATGGAGGGGTTGAGCAAGCCCACCACTTTCTTCATGGCTTCGACGTCCTGGTAGATCAGGGCGTCGGCACCGATGATCTGGCGCACCTCTTCGGTGGTGCGGCCATGGGCCACCAGCTCGCTCTTGGTGGGCATGTCGATGCCGTACACATTGGGGAAGCGCACCGGCGGCGCGGCCGAAGCCAGGTACACCTTCTTGGCGCCCGCTTCACGCGCCATCTGCACGATCTCTTTCGAGGTGGTGCCGCGCACGATGGAGTCATCCACCAGCAACACGTTGCGGCCCTTGAATTCCAGCCCAATGGCGTTGAGCTTCTGGCGCACGCTCTTTTTGCGCACGCCCTGCCCCGGCATGATGAAGGTGCGGCCCACGTAGCGGTTCTTCACGAAGCCTTCGCGGTAGGGCTTGCCCAGCTTTTGCGCCAATTGCATGGCCGAAGGGCGGCTGGATTCGGGGATGGGAATGACCACGTCGATCTCGCTGGGCGGCATGGTCGAGATCACGCGCTGCG
The DNA window shown above is from Aquabacterium sp. A3 and carries:
- a CDS encoding sensor domain-containing protein, with protein sequence MGRFGPVAACLAALAVVSMGLIAWSHLGWRTIQERSHAFDAQLSSIQFRLHRSQWLVEEALRQPDTATQEAIVHPLDEARVLASRLAMEDSPLMQPSLTQWMAQLHLAEAAVLQRLRRPQEVHEATVRQALSGLDLASVGVTQAWQQELELARLHQSRLDKINMALVGGLTLVLLCAMWLAHRQRDRAMGVLKKREAQLRAFADVLPDLAFRLDHEGRHLDIYGNNLPLLGRPPQAWLGRHLHEFFAPEMAERLMGTLRTALSERKTQSSSFALEVKGQLRHFDSRCAPIGDSDEVVWMIWDITGRRQTERRLRRKTRMYDFLSHVNQAIVRSQEEPALLARVCRVAVEHGQFRKAWVAYFDEAHDDGSAPGLQCQAEAGDARPGTDTLSFQLLETPAQEAVLDRSLREGRTYRTADLSCEPLRPAWAQDAIEAGTPGCVVVPLYRDQALIGHLILVGKRVDDHDTDELGLFEDLSSDLSFALTTLHREELRNHAEQRIRLHAAALESSRDGMMVLGRDRCIVSINPAFTVLTGYDEQEVIGRTPEFLLPDHPEETIEALRRDIMAQGTCQTEVWFQKKGGELFMTKLSVSTVKGLQGRPTHFVGVFTDITQLKQTEERLARMAHFDTLTELPNRMMIHQRLAHAVNLAQRHHTLVGVVFIDLDNFKTVNDGLGHAAGDNLLRQVAQRLRQRVRQEDTLGRLGGDEFILVLEHLRHPQQAAHVATSILETLGEPFTLDGGQQVYVRASIGVAMFPQDGVDASELVRNADAAMYESKRRGRNNFSFYSSNFTTDANSRLQLETRLRRAVELGEFVLHYQPMVRISDHRVVSVEALVRLKAPEGQDDPPISSIGPSEFIPVMEDTGMIVALGDWVLAEACRQAKAWLDAGLEFGRVAVNVSPSEISRGAVLDRLTRILQDTGLPPERLELEITESGLMESGPAAEAFLQAVHALGVQLTIDDFGTGYSSLAYLKRFPVQQLKIDRSFVQDLPGHDSDNQLVSTMIAMAHGLRLQVVAEGVEMPDQEAFLAALGCDVAQGYLHGRPLPAELLTPLLKTA
- a CDS encoding acyl-CoA thioesterase, yielding MSDAQPTLTSLPQILASRERVSAPQVRFSVPADWLQGRTTFGGLLSALAVQAMRDVCGSNWPLRALQTNFVGPVAVGHFDVEVTLLRQGKNIRQVQARVLQSQADGQPQVCGVLLGVFGTGRESALPFIRPAQPTVQRTAEQAAVWPYIPDVMPAFTQHLEFRHAEGGVPFSGSRDAYSRTYTRLKVAEGVDAELLSVLLADAGPTPALAMLPGFAPASSVSWALELRPVGDIDAQGLWRMDKDAIATGEGYVNETTTLWTPCGQMAALGYQVVAVYG
- a CDS encoding chromate transporter, coding for MAETQRPASLGALFWAFTALALQGFGGVIAVAQRELCERRRWLTPAEFLELLASAQVLPGPNVCNLSLMIGDRFFGWRGALVALLGMMAAPLALMLALAWALAQAQTVWPATQSTVKGALFGIAAVAAGQIIGTVLKLAAPLRQHPLGAPASIGLAALAFGMMVGLKWPLLWVLLGLGGAACVLTYWRLRRPAS
- a CDS encoding chromate transporter, which gives rise to MMANGLELPWATWGELFGHFLALSLMSIGGAITLVPDMHRRLVDEGQLLSDADFTSAIALAQAAPGPNVLFVSLMGWYAAGLSGALISTLGIMLPSTTLTLIVSRWIASRRHWLSVQAFQGGMTPVTLGLLVATGWHLAPTLQHGRALLLCGVVAWLVWQTRVRLIWLVAAGAALGALGWV
- a CDS encoding GNAT family N-acetyltransferase; translation: MTTPLTILHNRDQQRFEATVDGLLCRADYELRPGVMAMTHTIVPPALEGRGIAAQLVQAALHWAREQQLRVQPVCSYVEAYLRRHPEWQDLRA
- a CDS encoding 3-deoxy-D-manno-octulosonic acid transferase, whose protein sequence is MLRLGTPAYLWRVWSRGRTEPGYRAHWPERLGWGGAMVAPGAGPVVWVHAVSLGEARAAQPLVQALREAIPGMRLLLTHTTATGREAGLGLLQPGDAQVWLPYDTPGAVRRFLRRHRPAVGVLMETEVWPNVQHEAARLRVPMVLANARLSAKSLRQGQRFAALLRPAAQALRLVLAQTQADAERLRAMGAPHVAVAGNVKFDMTPAPALLSLGQRWAQVSDGAPDGRPLVLAASTREGEEQGLLQAWRALRTQQAASSTRPWPRLLVVPRHPQRFDEVAELIEAQGLRFARRSSWGVQQPGEDARMADVWLGDSMREMPAYYASARVALLGGSFAALGGQNLIEAAACACPVVMGPSTFNFAEAAELSEAAGAAFRVANWDEAVVRAVNLISDAEALALARARSESFAQAHRGAAQRMAQAIAALL
- a CDS encoding phosphomannomutase/phosphoglucomutase, whose amino-acid sequence is MQVAASIFKAYDIRGIVGQTLSEAVAEHLGKAFGTEALKLGEKAVAVGRDGRLSGPSLSAALIKGLRSTGINVIDLGAVTTPMLYYVAATRGDQGCHSGIQVTGSHNPKDYNGFKMVLAGRAIYGDDIQGLRQRIEREEYTSGSGSGSGSLTELNILPEYTQRIVGDCKLTRPLKIVVDSGNGIPGASAPGILRALGCEVTELYSEVDGDFPNHHPDPSKPENLQDLIKAVKAQGADLGLAFDGDGDRLGVITKDGHNIFPDRQIMLFARDILSRVPGGKIIYDVKCSQQLAVAVRAAGGEPVMYKTGHSLVKAKLKETGAPFAGEMSGHIFFAERWYGFDDATYTAARLLEILSREADPSAVLDALPTSHSTPELNVPCAEGEHHAVIDKLRETAKFDGAQMTTIDGLRADYPDGFGLVRASNTTPVLVLRFEGQTPEALDRIQKAFMAAILAVKPDAHVGASAH
- a CDS encoding MaoC family dehydratase, with product MTHASSDSPTPATPSPRWYWEDFTEGLSMTFGPRRIERQEVIDFARQFDPQPFHLSEEAGRASLFGGLAASGWHTAGIVMRLMCDGFLLNSSSLGSPGLDSLRWLKPVLVGDELRARMTVLASRPMKSKPHVGLVQTRWEAINQRDEVVMTIESWAMFGRRTPGEAL
- the gltX gene encoding glutamate--tRNA ligase, with product MSQVRTRFAPSPTGFIHLGNIRSALYPWAFARANNGVFILRIEDTDEERSSQAAVDVILEGMQWLGLNHDEGPFYQMQRMDRYKEVVRQMLDQGLVYPCYMSSAELDALRERQMAAKEKPRYDGTWRPEPGKTLPPVPAGVKPVLRFKNPQGGSVVWDDKVKGRIEISNDELDDLVIARPAAADSDEIIGTPTYNFCVVVDDMDMGITHVIRGDDHVNNTPRQINILRALGQEPPIYAHLPTVLNEQGEKMSKRHGAKPVTQYRDEGYLADAIVNYLARLGWSHGDDEIFSRAQLIEWFNLDHLGRSASQFDEAKLRWVAQQHMKTAADAMLAGLVRGQFAARGVSLPAALDDGRLAAMCALFKDRCSTTVELADWLGMYVADVIPPAQELAEKLTDAVKPAVAAFARRLADAAWEAPAINQALKDTLAEFKLKMPQLAIPVRLLVCGRAQTPSVDAVLALFERSVVLARLAA